One Arachis hypogaea cultivar Tifrunner chromosome 2, arahy.Tifrunner.gnm2.J5K5, whole genome shotgun sequence genomic window, accaccagaacagaaccaccaccaccaccaccaccacattatcatcatggtcatcatcatcatcatccatcatcatcatcatcatcataacagaaccaccaccaccactagaacccaccaccaccaccaccaattttaaaatcatcatggtcatcatcatcatcataaatccacaacaatattccacaacaaaaatttcagcaacaacaatattccacAACAAATTTGACAAAAAATCCAGAAATTTCACAAACAAATCcagttcacagaagaagaagaaagaagaagaagaagaattggtggtgcggtggtgcggcggaagaagaagaggtggggcgGCGGCAGCGAAGAGCGGCGGCGTCCATGAAGACCGATGGCGGCGGCGAGcacccttccccttccccctcttcttcccgaaaccccctcccccctcttctcccttCGCGTTCCCTTCCCCCTTTTTCGAGGAGCAGAGCGGCGGCGGCAGCGAAGAGCAGCGGCGGTAATGAAGACTGGTGGTAGCggcaaggagagaagaagaagaaaaagaaaaagaaggtggtggtggtggtgcgatGGTGCGGTGCGGCAAGACGGCAAGGCGGCGGGCGGCGGTGCGGTGGTGCGGCGGTCCCCTTCCCTCCCCCTTATCCCCTGCCCCCTTTTTCTcgccccctttctttctctcccccaCCCTTTCCCTATAtctatccctttctttctttttttttatttattttatatttattttatattatactttttttaatgaggggtagttggtaataaaaaaattagtaaaaaggataattttaaaacaaactgaaattttggagaccaTTTTAGAGTGAAAAAAAGGCTgtggacgaaataaattttcagcctctacgttagggaccaaaatcatacttatccctaatTATTTTTATACAACTCAACTGCgaattaatctttaatttatcaaaaataccataaaaattagtattatataaaaatatttcaaaaatgatAACATgcattagtaattttttttctttttcaaattccataatctttaattaaattcgccattttcatattttaaaaatatataagataacATACAGCGAATATTATATACGTCAATATATGGTAAGATAAAAatgtttagaaaaaaaaaattaatatttaatataaaaataaaacattttaaacattaaaatgaaattataatttagtagaaaaattaagaatgaaaagtattttattcttgaataaaataaaataaaatagaagaaattcaagtgcagtcgactttacgtgaagttgatacttgagaaTCATTAGATGAtttaattgatttgactaaattttaatCTAACAGCTCTTAACTATCAACTTACATGAAATTGACTATACCTGAATTTTTACCAAATAAAATACGTATCCAAATAGGGATGAGCACGTATAGTGGGTATCCAATTAACCGTTCGAatccgaaccgaaccaattaaatttgTTTTGGAACCAACGGGTAATCGGGTCCAACTTGAACCAAACCAATGACCTTTATTAGTAATTGGTTCAGATATCGGTTCTGGGAGTAGGTAACTCGAACTAACCCAcgaacccgatcatatattaattaaataaaaaaataaaaaatatatatgacttttctatttgataatgattattcactattaatatgtttggattttaataagtttaatttttaatgtatttgatgtttaatatgtttgaattatttttattgatgttacatgtttattatacttgttgaatttttaagataaaaatttatttttttttataaattttaaagtcATCGAATATCCAATTACCCGAACTGAATCAATcaatttttaatcaatttgatttaattcgaatacatatacaaaaatttataaattaaaaccaAATCAAATCAATTACTTTTTTATTCGATTCTAATTTTACCCTAAACTTAAACTAAACCTACCGTGCTCACCCGTATATCCAAACATGAATGGTGGTCGTTGGATGCTGCTACACATGAAAACGAGGAATAACCGAATAAGACACATCATATTATTCTCTGCCCCTTAATCTCGACCGTACAATAATCATATCGGGAAAAGGTAATCAACATCAACggtcacaattcattcaacagtcAACACTCCtacaatctctctctctctctccattttgcACCTTCCAAGTTCCAAACACTGCAGAAAACTCCACGAATCAACAATGGCGGATCCAGTTCTTCACCCAGACACTACAAACCCTCTTCATCACCATCAAACACAACCTCTCAAAGAGATCGCCATTGACTACACACCAGAAGCATGCTCTCACTGCCCTAATTCCAACACCATCACCCTCACCTTCGATCACCGCGGCGGCGCCAGGTGGCGCACCACCACTCGCTTCCACTATGGCACCTTCAGCTCCCTCATCCAGTGCCCTAAGGGTAACACCAATGGCCTCAACTTCAACCTCTACCTCTCTTCCTTAGAAggtatatatgtaattatatatatatgctttttttttttacactgaTTTATGATTTCAAAGTTTGATCTAATAGATTTTTGTATAATTACTTTTCAAATTACACGTCTGACGATATCTTATATTGCTAAGTATCAAAGTTAATAATTTTGATACTACAATTTGATTCTAATAGCTTATACTACAAGTTATGTGATTGGATGATAGTATAGAATACTTAGAGAATTGGATCTTGGAGAAGGAAGTAAGGGTTAATTACTCTTGCATAATTGGTGAAACATGCTTTGAGTTCTTGCTATAGATCAAGGATTATaaagtttaatttgttattttactTAGTGAAGTTGTTTAGAAATATTTCTTTATTATTTAAGCCataaataaaatttgtttttaatattctTATCTTTCTATATTATGTATCTATGCTGTTAGTTACGTTTTCTCCTATTATGTTATGCAGGTGAAAAGTCCCAAGATGAGATAGATTTTGAGTTCTTGGGTAAGGATAGGACCATTGTGCAGACAAACTACTTCAGTGGTGGCAATGGCAACAAGGAGAAGATTCACCATCTGGGTTTTGATGCCTCTGATGGTTTTCATGAGTATGTGATCAAGTGGAGTTATGATGTGATAGAGTGGCTCATTGATGGGAAGGTAGtcagaagagaggagaagaaagaagggaaAGGGTTCCCTCAGAAGCCTATGTTCTTGTATGCTTCCATTTGGGATGCAAGCTGCATTGATAATGGGAGGTGGGCAGGGAAGTATGATGGGAGTGATGCACCTTATGTTTGTCTCTATAAAGACATTCATGTCCCTACTAGCACTGCAGTTAAATGATCTTGTGATCTATGATGATCCGGTCTTAAAAGCTTTGTATTCTGTCTTCAATTTGATTCAGCTTTGTATATTACTTCTCCTGTCCAAAAATATTAGTCACTTTTGGGATGTATTTAGATGCAATTTTTTTGTCTAAATACATTccaaaagtgttttttttttttcaaaggagGAAGTATGTTGTTGCTTGATTTGGTATGCTTTATTGCATATCTTTACCTTGCTGCTCCTGAGCTTCAATAATTGAGGAATGTGTTAAGCTAtcattatattattcattaacCATTGTAAAAACTTTGTTGAATTGATATCATATGTATCAATGACTTGGATAATGTCATTGAATACTAACCCCGCTTTACTAGAATAAAGTTCTATTGTTGTTACTTGTGCTATAGTGCTATACACCTATACCATGATCCAAGGATAAATGATGTAAAATACCAGCTGAATGTATGTGCTTTTTTGGGATTTAGTTACATTATGAACTATTGAGTTCAATAAACAGTAATAATGAAGGGGCAATTTtgttgattttctagcttctgttCTTTTACCCGGATTTGATGCTACTTAGTACTTGGAATGGGTTAAATCTCTAGCTGTTGCTTGCATATTGCCTTGGTGTTATGGTAGTCTTCCATTTGAGCTTTGGCTCAATGGTTGCCTCTGAATTGAGGAACATAATGAGAATTATGATATCAGTTTTAATATAATATCTAAATTTTAACTCTATTTGCCATAACATGAGTAATCTCACACATTGATAATATGATTGAATTTagcaaaactttatttttattttattagaaatagaACCTTTCAAGCTGAAATCTGAAAACTTCAAATTATGGAGTCTTATTCTCAATATAGTTATCTGATATTGAGATTTTGTTAGGATAGATCATTCTGAAATTTTATGTAACATCTCATCTCAGCTTTACCATCAAACTATTTCAATGACAATGAGTAGTTCTCCATATTTACAAAGAAAAACTTCATGAAAACATAAAGAgaactaaaagaaagataaaagaaaacaaatatgGGATATgctctgcattaaaaaaaaaaaaaaaacaccattaATTAGAACCATTGGAGCACTTagtcatattttttcttttgttagacaAGCCTACATAATAGAATATGAAACTAGTCTTCTTCCTTTACCTTAAAATCCCTCCATCCAAAACGTTGTTGAAGAATTTGACTTAGCAATGCATCTGACAGATCAACTAATAAGAAAGAAAGTGGTTATGAATTGAACAATTTTCAACTAGACTTAAACTAAACCTGGCGTTTGACTCTGACAAGTTGCTTCATACATCAAATGTAGATGCAGTTAATAGCTCTGATTATATTACATTGTATGACTTGGCTGCAGTAACTATACATACAAGAAACTTTGAAAATCATGCTTATGCTCATTTTTTCTCCACAAGATTCTTAAACTCCAATTAAGGTCAGGATTATGGTAAGTTGGTAACGGTCAAGGATGCGGCTGCGCTGCGATTTCGAGTATGGACACTTTCCTGAGTTTTCAAATCCATAGGCCGGATATATTTTGGACACACTCATGGATATTTGTATGATATTTTCGGTATCTAactgtgttttaataaaaaataaaaaatcattcgCCGACATATTTGAATACAACTAAATATTATTACGTGtctagttttatttttaatatgtatttttaaaattaattttaaaataatatatattattattattaaaataaaaaatattttaaatattttatataattaaaaaatattaaaaataattaaaaaataatttatattttaatattatcattaccaattatataaaaaatactttatattttctatatattttctattcttatatcttataaaaatttataatttgagtaTCCATATCATATGGTATCTCATGTTATTGTGCATCATAGATAATTGTAGATATTGCGGAATACAACTGTAAATGAATTTTGATTGATTTAAGTAGGTAATGTCAAAGATTAGGTTGGTGGATTCCTAGTCACCTACATTTCCTTTGAGCAAAATTGTATTAACAATTTACATGTTTTCTGTAAGcatattgacaaaaaaaaaagactttgATTCAGTTAACTAAGCATTGATGGAGCAGGGAAAGAAATTAAATAGTAGTTGAATTTGTTTTCTATGTCGTCATTTACATTTCATTAGCTTTCTAATGGGGAATCTGTAGAACTAAGATGTAAGAAGCATATTCACTTCAGGCTGTTAATCTTTGCGCCCCATTTCTCTTTGTATTAGATTCTAAATAGCCTCTCAAATTGATTGTATGCGTTAAAATAgtcaataaatttaaattttgttaattatttttttaaaattgacaaaaaatattatgttaatttttcaatttttttatcaattaactCATGGGATtaacataatatattttttaaaaatactatttgttttttaaaattcaatctttagtcagtcttttaaaaatttaatattatttaattaatttgaatatttattttcacgtatcaattatttaaaaaataaaaaaatattttttattttttattttaaaaattgaataaaaataatatttaaaaaatacttaattatacGGTATAGGTTtaccaattttaaaaactattttaacaCAAACGGATAATCTCAATGATTATTTTAGGACTCGACTCGATTGTTAAACTATTGAACTTGTTCCTTGTTCGTTTGAAAAGCTGGTGATATCAAGAAATTGTTTGTaatttgacaaataaaataaGAGTAAAGATAGGGAACCAAAAGTATATCAGCCAAAATCCAGCCAAATATCTTTCgatgaattcaaaatctctatgaattaatatatatggatgtttcttctactaagtataagaatgtttctttttcatattaaatggatgttcttttatgtatttttcgaatttgtgtttgACGAAAGGGAAAATAAATTTTGGATCGGGCTTGCTGAAAGGGTTCCGTGATTCCAGGGGTGGTTATTGGGGATTTGAAACATATTAGTCAATGAGAGATTTTATTCAAAACGACAATTAATAacaaacattaaaaattaaataaaaattaaattaattaatttaatattgtttTGTTTATCTTTTGGCTGATCCCTTTTGGTTCCACATactttttcataaaataatttaaagagGGAAAAAAATTTTCCTCCATTCCTTAACAACTTCGCTAGTAGGTTATGACAGAATGAATAAGTACTTTGTTGTCACTCAATTAAATAATAAACGTACTTTGTCAGAGTTCCAAGTGTTACGTTTATGGTGATGTCAATAGATTTTAATTAAGGTGAGACTTTTGTTTTGTTATCATAATCCATCCACCTAAAGAtaggagaaaaaaaaaggattcatcagttttagataaaaataaattatgccACCATATACCTGAGTAATAAGATTTATCTTAGGAGATAAGACTAGTTAAATAAAGGCCATGGTTTTCAAAcatcattttattattatattttttactacAAAATTGGCAAAAACTCAATACATTTGACCATATCCTAAAGTGGCCAGACTTCTTTCCCTAGAACTTTATTTTTTGCAATAACATAggaaacaattatatatatatatatatatatatatatatatatatatatatatatatattgttgggaataatacaTCATTTTtcctt contains:
- the LOC112720357 gene encoding probable xyloglucan endotransglucosylase/hydrolase protein, whose amino-acid sequence is MADPVLHPDTTNPLHHHQTQPLKEIAIDYTPEACSHCPNSNTITLTFDHRGGARWRTTTRFHYGTFSSLIQCPKGNTNGLNFNLYLSSLEGEKSQDEIDFEFLGKDRTIVQTNYFSGGNGNKEKIHHLGFDASDGFHEYVIKWSYDVIEWLIDGKVVRREEKKEGKGFPQKPMFLYASIWDASCIDNGRWAGKYDGSDAPYVCLYKDIHVPTSTAVK